TGCCGGAAATGCTTGTTCCGGCCCTTGAAGAACTGGAGCAGGGCTACCTGAAATACAAGGACGACCCCGAATTCACGGCTGAACTGACCGATCTGTATCAAAACTACTGCGGCCGTCCCACGCCTCTCTACTTTGCGAAAAATCTGACCCGCGAGCTCGGCGGCTGCAAAATCTACCTGAAGCTTGAAGGCCTGGCGCACACTGGCGCGCACAAGATCAACAACGCCCTGGGCCAGGCCCTTCTGGCCAAGCGCCTGGGCAAGACCAAGGTCATCGCCGAGACGGGCGCGGGCCAGCATGGTCTGGCGTCGGCCACGGTTGCCGCGCGTTTCGGCCTTGAGTGCAAGGTCTTCATGGGCGAGGTGGACGTGCGCCGTCAGTACCCCAACGTCTACGCCATGAAACTTCTGGGGTCCGAGGTCATCCCGGTCACCGACGGCACGCGGACCCTGAAGGATGCCGTCAACGCTACTCTCAAATACTGGATTCAGAATTTAAAGGACACGCACTACATCCTGGGCTCGGCCCTGGGCCCTTTCCCCTACCCGGTCATGGTGCGCGACTTCCAGTCCGTCATCGGCCGCGAGGTGCGCGCCCAGATCATGGAACGTGAGGCCCGGCTGCCCGATCACCTCGTGGCCTGCGTGGGCGGCGGCTCCAATTCCATCGGTCTTTTTCACCCGTTCCTCGGGGATGAGGGCATCCGCTTTCACGGCGCCGAGGCCGGAGGGCGCGGACCCGAAATCGGCGATAACGCGGCCCGCTTCGGCGGCAGCCCAAAAGTCGGCATCGTGCAAGGCTACAAAAGCTATTTCCTGCAGGACGAGAGCGGACAGTTGCAGGACACCCATTCGGTCTCGGCGGGCCTCGATTATGCGGGAGTCGGACCGGAACTGGCCTGGCTGTATGACCAGAACATCGTGGAGTTCTCGCCCATCACCGACGTGAAAGCCCTGGACGCCTTCAAGCGCCTGACGCGCCTTGAAGGCATCATCCCGGCCCTTGAGTCCTCCCACGCCGTGGCCCGGGCCATCGAACTTGCGCCGACCCTGCCCGCAGACGAGATCATGGTCGTCAACATCTCCGGCCGGGGCGACAAGGATATCTTCATCACGGCCATGGAACTGGACCGCGAAAATTGGATTGCCTTTCTGGAAAACGAGGTACGTCATGGAAAATAGAATCGACCTGGCCCTGAAAGAGGCGAAGCGCATCCAGCTCATGACCCACGTGGTGGCCGGATACCCGAGTCTCGATGTCAACGCCGACCTGATCCGCCTCATGGCCCGCAGAGGGGTGCGGCTGGTCGAAATCCAGATCCCCTTCACCGACCCCCTGGCCGATGGGCCCACCATCATGCGCGCCAACCAGGCCGCCCTTGACGCCGGGATCACCCCCGCGCACTGCTTCGAACTGTGCGCGGCCCTGTCCAGGGAACTCGACGTGGCCTTCATGCTCATGACCTATGCCAACATCCCCTACGCGCTGGGCATGGAAGCCTTTCTCGACAAGGCTGCGGCCAGCGGCGCCAGCGGGACCATCCTGCCCGACCTGCCCTGGGATGAAGCGGACGGGGATTATGCGCAAGCCGCGCGACAAAGAGGCCTGCATCCAATCATGGTCATCTCCCCCGACACCCCGGCCCCGCGCCTGACGGGCATTCTCGAACGCGCCTCAGGTCTTCTCTACACGACGCTCAAGGTCGGCATCACAGGCGCGGGGACAAGCATGGACCAGGCCGGAGTCGACTACGTCAAGGCCCTGAAAGCCAAGGCCGGTCTGCCCATCGCCGCCGGATTCGGCATCTCGCGGCCCGAGCACGTACGCATGCTGGACGGCCTGGCCGACGTGGCCGTGATCGGCAGCCACATCATCAATCTGATGGACGCCGACGGTCTTGGTGCCGTGGATGATTTTTTGGCGGCGTGCCAGGAATAAAAAACCGGGAATGCACATATCACAGATAATCACACCGTAGGGGCGGAACGAAGAGGGCAGGCACGCAGGCCTGCCCCTACAACGATCAAACGTCACGATTTACCCATTCCCGACAATCCACACACCGTAGGGGCGGCCCTGCGTGGCCGCCCTTCTTCGGCCTGCATGGACACCCTGCACCCCACGTCCTGAAACCCAGCAGGGGCGGAACGAAGAGGGCAGGCACGCAGGCCTGCCCCTACAACGTATCGCATTGGCAAACACGCCGCACCCATGCCGCGCCACCCTCGTAGGGGCGAAAAATTTTTCGCCCACACAACGTATCGCATTGCCAAACACCTCGCGCACCCACACAACGATTTTTCCAATTTTGCAAATCCCCGCCAAAAACAAGACAAGCGCCCCTCTCTTTGCTAGGTTCCGCGCAGTCAAACACCATGTCGCGGAGGAACACCCATGCCTGAATTTCCCATCTTCAACTGCAAGAATTCCGACGATGTCGTCAAAGCCGTGCGCGAACACAGGATCGAGTTGGTTCAGTTCTGGTTCGTCGATGTGCTTGGAACCTTGAAAAGTTTTCAGGTTCTGCCCGGCGAACTTGAGGCGGCCTTCGAAGAGGGCATGGGCTTTGACGGTTCCTCTCTGGAGGGGTTTTGCAGAATTGAAGAAAGCGACATGATCGCCATCCCGGACCCGGCCACCTTTCAGCTGGTTACCTGGCGACAGACCGCAGCGCCCATCGCGCGCATGTTCTGCGACATCCTGGAGCCAAACGGCACCCCCTTTGCCGGGGACAGCCGCCATTGCCTGAAACGGAACCTGCAGGCTGCGGCGAGCAAGGGCTATTCCTTTTATGTCGGTCCGGAACTGGAATTCTTTCTGTTCGAAAGCTCGGCGTCTCCCAAACCCCTCGACGCGGGTGGCTATTTCGACGCTCCACCCCTGGACCTGGCTGGAGACATCCGCCGCGAGATCATCTCCTGTCTGCGTTCCATGGGCATTCCGGTGGAATACGGACATCACGAGGTCGCGCCCAGCCAGCACGAACTGGCCCTGCGCTACACCGACGCACTCAAGATGGCGGACACGGCCATCACCTACCGCGTGGTGGTCAAGGAGATCGCACGCCAGAACGGTTGCTACGCCTCCTTCATGCCCAAGCCTCTGTACGGTGAAAACGGCAGCGGCATGCACGTGCATCAGTCCCTGTTCAAGAACGGACGCAATCTTTTCTACGATACCGACGGAGATCATCACCTGAGCCGTGAGGCCAAGGCCTATATCGCGGGACTGCTCACGCACTGCAGGGAATTCACGGCCATCACCAACCAGTGGGTCAATTCCTACAAACGCCTCGTGCCCGGCTTCGAGGCCCCGACCAACATCGCTTGGGCGCGGCGCAACCGCTCCACCCTGGTCCGCGTGCCCATGTACAAGCCAGGCAAGGAGGCCGCCACCCGCGTGGAACTGCGCTCTCCAGACCCGGCCTGCAACCCGTACCTGACCTTTGCCTGCATGCTCGCAGCGGGCCTCAAGGGCATCGAGGAAAACTACGAGCTGCCAGCACCCGTGGAAGAAGACATCTACGTCATGACGGCGGGCCAGCGCAGGGACCGCGGCATCGGCAGCCTCCCCGGCAGCCTGGAAACGGCCCTGGAGGCCCTGGAAGGCAGCACCCTGATCCGCGAAGCCCTAGGCGAGCACATCTTCACCAAATTCGTGGAAAACAAACACATCGAATGGGACCAGTACCGCTCGCAAGTGACGAATTACGAGTTGGAAAGATACTTACCTCGGTTGTAAAAAAATAGGTCCTATAGGTCATATACGACCCATAGGACCTATAG
This Desulfomicrobium apsheronum DNA region includes the following protein-coding sequences:
- the trpB gene encoding tryptophan synthase subunit beta, which produces MSRISDMLPRHFGPYGGRYVPEMLVPALEELEQGYLKYKDDPEFTAELTDLYQNYCGRPTPLYFAKNLTRELGGCKIYLKLEGLAHTGAHKINNALGQALLAKRLGKTKVIAETGAGQHGLASATVAARFGLECKVFMGEVDVRRQYPNVYAMKLLGSEVIPVTDGTRTLKDAVNATLKYWIQNLKDTHYILGSALGPFPYPVMVRDFQSVIGREVRAQIMEREARLPDHLVACVGGGSNSIGLFHPFLGDEGIRFHGAEAGGRGPEIGDNAARFGGSPKVGIVQGYKSYFLQDESGQLQDTHSVSAGLDYAGVGPELAWLYDQNIVEFSPITDVKALDAFKRLTRLEGIIPALESSHAVARAIELAPTLPADEIMVVNISGRGDKDIFITAMELDRENWIAFLENEVRHGK
- the trpA gene encoding tryptophan synthase subunit alpha, producing MENRIDLALKEAKRIQLMTHVVAGYPSLDVNADLIRLMARRGVRLVEIQIPFTDPLADGPTIMRANQAALDAGITPAHCFELCAALSRELDVAFMLMTYANIPYALGMEAFLDKAAASGASGTILPDLPWDEADGDYAQAARQRGLHPIMVISPDTPAPRLTGILERASGLLYTTLKVGITGAGTSMDQAGVDYVKALKAKAGLPIAAGFGISRPEHVRMLDGLADVAVIGSHIINLMDADGLGAVDDFLAACQE
- a CDS encoding glutamine synthetase family protein, encoding MPEFPIFNCKNSDDVVKAVREHRIELVQFWFVDVLGTLKSFQVLPGELEAAFEEGMGFDGSSLEGFCRIEESDMIAIPDPATFQLVTWRQTAAPIARMFCDILEPNGTPFAGDSRHCLKRNLQAAASKGYSFYVGPELEFFLFESSASPKPLDAGGYFDAPPLDLAGDIRREIISCLRSMGIPVEYGHHEVAPSQHELALRYTDALKMADTAITYRVVVKEIARQNGCYASFMPKPLYGENGSGMHVHQSLFKNGRNLFYDTDGDHHLSREAKAYIAGLLTHCREFTAITNQWVNSYKRLVPGFEAPTNIAWARRNRSTLVRVPMYKPGKEAATRVELRSPDPACNPYLTFACMLAAGLKGIEENYELPAPVEEDIYVMTAGQRRDRGIGSLPGSLETALEALEGSTLIREALGEHIFTKFVENKHIEWDQYRSQVTNYELERYLPRL